One Vitis vinifera cultivar Pinot Noir 40024 chromosome 8, ASM3070453v1 genomic window carries:
- the LOC100261634 gene encoding pentatricopeptide repeat-containing protein At5g06540 has product MSSSSIGSSVFKTLRLKNPKLFSLETCSDLTHLKIIHAYMIRTHIICDVFAASRLIAFCVDPSSGTSLIDYASRIFSQIQNPNLFIFNAMIRGHSGSKNPDQAFHFYVQSQRQGLLPDNLTFPFLVKSCTKLHCISMGSQAHGHIIKHGFEKDVYVQNSLVHMYATFGDTEAATLIFQRMYYVDVVSWTSMIRGFNKCGDVESARKLFDQMPEKNLVTWSTMISGYAQNNHFDKAVELFKVLQSQGVRANETVMVSVISSCAHLGALELGERAHDYVVKNGMTLNLILGTALVDMYARCGSIDKAVWVFEDLPERDTLSWTALIAGLAMHGYSERSLKYFATMVEAGLTPRDITFTAVLSACSHGGLVERGFQIFESMKRDHRVEPRLEHYGCMVDLLGRAGKLEEAERFVLKMPVKPNAPVWGALLGACRIHKNAEIGERVGKILIQLLPQHSGYYVLLSNIYANAKEWEKVTEMRQMMKAKGLKKPPGHSLIELDGRVHKFTIGDSSHPEMDKIERMWEEILMRIRAAGYRGNTADALFDIDEEEKESALHRHSEKLAIAFGMMRSEAGTPIRIVKNLRVCEDCHTATKLISKVFGRELIVRDRNRFHHFRQGLCSCMDYW; this is encoded by the coding sequence ATGAGTAGCAGCAGTATTGGAAGTTCTGTATTCAAGACACTGAGATTAAAGAACCCAAAGCTTTTCTCCTTAGAAACTTGCTCCGATCTCACTCACTTGAAAATCATCCATGCTTATATGATCAGAACACATATCATCTGCGATGTGTTCGCAGCCAGCCGCCTGATTGCCTTCTGCGTAGACCCCAGTTCTGGAACAAGCTTAATTGACTATGCATCACGAATCTTCTCACAGATTCAAAACCCcaatctcttcatcttcaatGCCATGATCCGGGGTCATTCAGGGAGCAAAAACCCAGATCAGGCCTTCCATTTTTATGTCCAGTCGCAACGCCAAGGCCTCCTTCCTGATAACCTGACCTTCCCATTTTTGGTCAAGTCATGTACCAAATTGCACTGCATATCCATGGGTTCTCAAGCCCACGGTCATATCATCAAACATGGGTTTGAAAAAGATGTTTATGTTCAAAATTCTCTTGTTCATATGTATGCTACATTTGGGGATACAGAAGCAGCTACCCTCATCTTTCAGAGAATGTACTATGTGGATGTTGTCTCTTGGACTTCCATGATCAGGGGCTTCAACAAATGTGGAGATGTGGAATCTGCCCGCAAGTTATTTGATCAAATGCCGGAGAAGAACTTAGTTACATGGAGTACAATGATCAGTGGCTATGCCCAGAATAACCATTTTGATAAAGCTGTGGAATTGTTTAAAGTTCTTCAGTCACAAGGAGTGCGAGCAAATGAGACGGTCATGGTGAGTGTGATATCTTCATGTGCTCATTTAGGTGCTCTTGAACTGGGGGAAAGAGCACATGATTATGTAGTCAAGAATGGCATGACTCTGAATCTGATCCTGGGAACAGCTCTTGTAGACATGTATGCCAGGTGTGGGAGCATCGATAAGGCTGTTTGGGTTTTTGAAGATCTGCCAGAAAGAGACACTTTAAGTTGGACTGCTCTGATAGCTGGACTAGCTATGCATGGTTACTCTGAGAGATCGCTCAAGTACTTTGCAACGATGGTGGAAGCAGGGCTAACCCCAAGGGACATCACCTTTACTGCAGTATTATCAGCTTGCAGCCATGGTGGCCTGGTTGAAAGAGGCTTCCAGATTTTTGAGAGCATGAAAAGAGACCACAGGGTTGAACCTAGGTTGGAGCACTATGGATGTATGGTGGATCTTCTAGGCCGAGCAGGGAAGTTGGAGGAAGCTGAGAGGTTTGTCCTCAAAATGCCTGTGAAGCCTAATGCCCCTGTTTGGGGGGCATTGCTTGGGGCCTGTAGGATTCATAAAAATGCAGAAATTGGGGAAAGGGTGGGGAAGATATTGATCCAGTTGCTGCCACAACACAGCGGGTATTATGTTCTTCTGTCAAACATTTATGCAAATGCAAAGGAGTGGGAGAAAGTGACAGAGATGAGGCAAATGATGAAAGCCAAAGGATTGAAGAAACCGCCGGGTCACAGCCTGATTGAGTTGGATGGGAGAGTCCACAAGTTCACGATTGGAGATAGCTCACACCCTGAAATGGACAAGATTGAGAGAATGTGGGAAGAGATTCTGATGAGGATAAGGGCAGCAGGGTACAGGGGAAATACTGCAGATGCATTGTTCGACATAGATGAGGAGGAGAAGGAGAGTGCTCTTCACAGGCATAGTGAGAAGCTAGCCATTGCGTTTGGGATGATGAGGAGTGAAGCAGGAACACCAATTCGGATAGTGAAGAACTTGAGAGTATGTGAGGACTGCCACACAGCTACCAAGCTGATTTCAAAAGTTTTTGGGAGAGAGTTGATTGTGAGAGACCGaaacagattccaccatttcagACAAGGTTTGTGTTCTTGCATGGATTACTGGTAG
- the LOC100251232 gene encoding arginine-specific demethylase JMJ22, with protein sequence MPLCRDLLFQTRKKRKKSKKSTLTKHNSTSLKQQLSPQHQQQPQEEDTEEGFSLRASAPSHKYGVQPLGNLYFSPSSFNSRNSGLGALQILTDELVLEILGFLDGAHLGVLATVSKSFYVFTNHEPLWRNLVLDNLVGGFLYNGSWKSTYVAAFYPSFACAGSLVLNVRDFYSDYLFQSWLCANLEMKSEWLERDNITRRKGISIEDFVLNFEEPNRPVLLEGCLDNWVALEKWNRNYLIETCGDVKFSVGPVEMKLEDYFRYSDLVREERPLYLFDPKFGEKVPKLGLEYDVPVYFKEDLFSVLGNERPDYRWIIIGPAGSGSSFHIDPNSTSAWNAVIKGSKKWVLFPPEVVPPGVHPSPDGAEVACPVSIVEWFMNFYGATKKWKKKPIECVCKAGEVIFVPNGWWHLVINLEDSIAITQNFVSRRNLLNVLDFLKKPNASMLVSGTRDRVNLYEKFRKAIEATFPGTIDQLMSKAEEKKSQPKKLTFWESVSDSNVGAFKFSF encoded by the exons ATGCCTCTCTGCAGGGACTTGCTGTTTCAAACaaggaagaagagaaagaaaagcaaGAAATCCACTCTCACAAAACACAACTCGACTTCTTTGAAGCAACAATTATCACCCCAACATCAACAACAACCACAGGAAGAAGATACAGAAGAGGGGTTCAGCCTAAGGGCCTCTGCTCCATCACACAAATATGGGGTCCAGCCACTGGGCAATCTCTACTTCAGCCCATCCTCCTTTAACTCCAGGAACTCAGGCCTTGGTGCTCTCCAAATCCTCACAGATGAGCTTGTCCTTGAAATTCTGGGGTTTTTGGATGGTGCCCATTTGGGTGTTTTGGCTACTGTGAGCAAATCTTTCTATGTTTTCACCAACCATGAACCCCTTTGGAGGAACCTTGTTTTGGATAATCTAGTTGGTGGGTTTTTGTATAATGGGTCTTGGAAATCTACTTATGTAGCTGCTTTTTATCCTTCTTTTGCTTGTGCTGGTTCTTTGGTTTTGAATGTTAGGGACTTTTATTCTGATTATCTGTTCCAAAGCTGGCTCTGTGCTAATCTTGAAATGAAATCTGAATGGCTTGAAAGGGATAACATAACGCGAAGGAAGGGCATTTCGATTGAAGACTTTgtgttgaattttgaggaaCCCAATAGGCCAGTGTTACTAGAAGGATGTTTGGATAATTGGGTTGCATTGGAAAAATGGAATAGAAATTATTTGATTGAAACATGTGGAGATGTTAAATTTTCGGTTGGACCAGTGGAGATGAAGCTTGAGGATTATTTTAGGTACTCGGATTTGGTAAGGGAAGAGAGGCCATTGTATCTTTTTGACCCGAAGTTTGGGGAGAAGGTTCCAAAATTGGGTTTGGAGTATGATGTTCCAGTGTACTTTAAAGAGGACTTGTTTAGTGTTTTGGGTAATGAAAGACCAGATTATAGGTGGATTATAATTGGACCTGCAGGTTCTGGTTCATCTTTCCATATTGATCCTAATTCTACTTCAGCTTGGAATGCAGTGATCAAGGGATCCAAGAAATGGGTATTGTTTCCCCCTGAAGTAGTTCCTCCTGGGGTGCATCCAAGCCCTGATGGTGCAGAAGTGGCATGTCCTGTTTCAATAGTTGAGTGGTTCATGAACTTCTATGGAGcaacaaagaaatggaaaaagaaaccAATTGAGTGTGTTTGTAAGGCTGGGGAGGTGATATTTGTGCCTAATGGATGGTGGCATTTGGTGATCAACCTAGAAGATTCCATTGCCATTACCCAAAATTTTGTTAGTAG GAGGAACTTGTTGAACGTATTGGATTTTCTCAAGAAACCAAATGCTAGCATGCTTGTATCTGGAACAAGGGACCGGGTGAATTTGTACGAAAAGTTTAGGAAGGCTATTGAGGCTACTTTCCCTGGAACTATTGATCAGTTGATGTCAAAGGCTGAGGAAAAGAAATCTCAACCGAAGAAGCTGACCTTTTGGGAATCTGTATCAGATTCCAATGTGGGTGCTTTCAAGTTTTCATTTTAA